In one Gimesia sp. genomic region, the following are encoded:
- the coxB gene encoding cytochrome c oxidase subunit II produces MNSVIPVLDPASPQAEAINNLFLQVLLISAVIFAIVTGLILIAISKGRRRQTLPDQNFGSEKAEIAWVIGPVIIVLWLVAISANLVITLNAIPDVKPQSADNAEEVQDVELIITGHQWWWEVEYPKAGVISANEIHIPADPKRKFRIRINSDDVIHSFWVPQLGPKIDAIPGRDNYLWLQASKPGTYQGRCSEYCGAQHAWMNFLVIGESEEEYQKWIAGQQKKPEATTLISPLATAGREYFFKATCPRCHKIAGTSAQAMIGPDLTHFATRSEIGSGVLTNSTENLTLWLKNPQAVKPGCKMPNFKLSEKNLKQLVAYLETLK; encoded by the coding sequence ATGAACTCTGTGATTCCTGTTCTTGACCCCGCGTCGCCACAGGCAGAGGCAATCAACAACTTGTTTCTTCAGGTCTTATTGATCAGTGCCGTCATCTTTGCGATCGTGACTGGGCTGATCCTGATTGCCATTTCAAAAGGCCGCCGCCGCCAGACGCTTCCCGATCAGAATTTTGGCAGTGAAAAAGCAGAAATCGCCTGGGTCATCGGCCCGGTTATTATTGTACTCTGGCTGGTCGCCATCAGTGCGAACCTGGTCATCACCCTCAACGCCATACCTGATGTAAAACCACAGAGCGCAGACAACGCCGAGGAAGTTCAGGATGTCGAACTGATTATCACCGGACACCAGTGGTGGTGGGAGGTCGAGTATCCCAAAGCGGGCGTGATCTCCGCGAATGAAATTCACATCCCTGCCGATCCCAAACGGAAATTTCGCATCCGCATCAACTCGGATGACGTAATCCACAGCTTCTGGGTCCCGCAGCTCGGCCCTAAGATTGACGCCATCCCCGGACGTGACAACTACCTCTGGCTCCAGGCCAGCAAGCCGGGCACTTACCAGGGCCGCTGCTCCGAATACTGTGGTGCCCAGCATGCCTGGATGAACTTCTTAGTCATCGGTGAGAGCGAAGAAGAATACCAGAAGTGGATCGCCGGACAACAAAAGAAACCCGAAGCGACAACGCTGATCTCCCCCCTGGCCACGGCTGGTCGAGAATACTTTTTCAAAGCAACGTGTCCGCGGTGTCATAAGATCGCAGGTACCTCAGCCCAGGCGATGATCGGCCCCGACCTGACTCATTTTGCGACGCGCAGCGAAATTGGTTCAGGCGTTCTGACCAACTCCACTGAGAACCTGACCCTCTGGCTCAAAAACCCCCAGGCGGTCAAACCCGGCTGTAAAATGCCGAACTTCAAGCTCAGTGAAAAGAATCTTAAACAACTCGTAGCCTACCTGGAGACACTCAAGTGA
- the ctaD gene encoding cytochrome c oxidase subunit I — MTTGSVEQADYTSLESPANYTRLLDWVSTLDHKKIGIMYILTAVFYLGIGGFEALLMRIQLALPNNTFLGPKMFNQLFTMHGTTMVFLVGMPVLTGFANYFVPLMIGARDVAFPRLNSFGFWIFFFGAALLHFSFLTGSAPNAGWFNYVPLSTKAYSSLQGVDYWIIGLLLMGIGSVSGAINIFATIISLRAPGMSLQRVPLFVWMMLMQVILIILALPALNSALAMLLIDRWLGSAFFDPSRGGSAVLWQHYFWIFGHPEVYILILPGFGMISEVIPVFSRKPIYGYTFVAASSVAIVLLGYGVWAHHMFAVGLGMYADIFFAVGSLLIAIPTGIKVFNWTATLWGGEINFNTSLHFAVAFLLQFVIGGLTGIMFAAVPIDWQLTDTYFVVAHFHYVLIGGLVFALFSATYYWFPKMTGRMLNERLGLTQFWLWVIGFNMTFMVQHFLGMMGMPRRVYTYADNPGWALLNGVASLGAVFMAVGTLVLLWNIAVSLKRGKIAGDNPWDAFTLEWATTSPPPTENFETVPEIKSRRPVWDLNHPESADWKVETTPEDKGRRGNLPKIAAWAFIASEAVFFLLLLVAYVVFNTRSAEEEVTSAVLNVKRTGIFSLFLISSSVTFWIAERFLKRGMQKAFNISLGLTILLGITFLCGQAWEYTGLLMDNITINTDLFSATFFTVTGFHGIHVTAGVIALIVMLILGLKGSLTARKSNVFAAVGVYWHFVDVVWIAVFGIIYLGLLQ, encoded by the coding sequence GTGACGACAGGATCTGTTGAACAAGCCGACTATACCAGCCTTGAGTCCCCCGCGAACTACACGCGGCTGCTCGACTGGGTCAGTACGCTAGACCATAAAAAAATCGGCATCATGTACATCCTGACTGCCGTGTTCTACCTGGGGATCGGCGGTTTCGAAGCCCTGTTGATGCGAATTCAGCTTGCGCTGCCCAATAACACGTTTCTTGGGCCGAAAATGTTCAACCAGTTATTCACGATGCATGGCACCACCATGGTCTTCCTGGTGGGCATGCCCGTATTGACAGGGTTTGCCAATTATTTTGTGCCCCTGATGATCGGTGCCCGCGATGTCGCCTTTCCACGCCTGAACTCGTTCGGCTTCTGGATCTTTTTCTTCGGAGCGGCCCTGCTGCACTTCAGTTTTCTGACGGGTTCCGCCCCTAACGCCGGCTGGTTCAACTACGTTCCCCTCTCCACCAAAGCCTACAGTTCTCTGCAGGGAGTTGACTACTGGATCATCGGCCTGCTACTCATGGGCATTGGCTCCGTTTCGGGGGCGATCAACATCTTCGCCACGATTATCAGCCTCCGTGCGCCCGGCATGAGCCTGCAGCGGGTCCCGTTGTTTGTCTGGATGATGCTCATGCAGGTGATCCTGATCATCCTCGCACTGCCGGCACTGAACTCGGCCCTGGCCATGCTTCTCATCGATCGCTGGCTGGGATCTGCCTTCTTCGATCCCAGTCGCGGCGGTTCCGCGGTACTCTGGCAGCATTACTTCTGGATCTTCGGTCACCCCGAAGTCTACATTCTGATTCTGCCCGGCTTCGGTATGATCAGCGAAGTCATCCCCGTCTTCTCCCGCAAACCCATCTATGGTTATACCTTCGTCGCTGCTTCCTCTGTGGCCATCGTCCTCCTCGGATATGGGGTCTGGGCGCACCACATGTTCGCTGTCGGCCTGGGTATGTATGCAGACATCTTTTTTGCCGTCGGTTCGCTGCTCATCGCGATCCCCACCGGCATTAAAGTCTTTAACTGGACAGCCACCCTCTGGGGCGGGGAAATCAATTTCAATACATCGCTGCACTTTGCTGTCGCGTTTCTGCTGCAGTTTGTGATCGGAGGATTGACCGGCATCATGTTCGCTGCGGTCCCCATCGACTGGCAGCTCACCGACACCTACTTCGTCGTCGCACACTTTCATTACGTATTGATTGGCGGCCTCGTATTCGCCCTGTTCTCTGCCACCTATTACTGGTTCCCCAAAATGACCGGCCGGATGCTCAACGAGCGACTGGGGCTCACCCAGTTCTGGCTCTGGGTCATCGGGTTCAACATGACCTTCATGGTTCAGCACTTCCTGGGCATGATGGGCATGCCCCGTCGTGTTTATACCTATGCAGACAATCCCGGCTGGGCACTGCTGAATGGCGTCGCTTCCCTGGGAGCGGTCTTCATGGCCGTCGGTACGCTGGTGTTACTCTGGAATATCGCCGTGAGTCTCAAGCGCGGTAAAATCGCCGGCGACAATCCCTGGGATGCCTTTACCCTCGAATGGGCGACCACGTCCCCTCCGCCCACAGAGAACTTCGAAACAGTTCCCGAAATTAAAAGCCGGCGTCCCGTCTGGGATCTGAATCATCCCGAAAGTGCAGACTGGAAAGTAGAAACCACTCCCGAAGACAAAGGCCGCCGCGGCAATCTTCCCAAGATCGCCGCCTGGGCATTTATCGCTTCGGAAGCGGTCTTCTTCCTGCTGCTGCTGGTCGCCTATGTGGTTTTCAATACCCGCAGTGCGGAAGAGGAAGTCACCTCTGCCGTCCTGAACGTCAAGCGAACGGGCATCTTCAGCCTGTTCCTGATTTCCAGCAGTGTCACCTTCTGGATTGCAGAGCGGTTTCTCAAACGAGGGATGCAGAAAGCATTCAATATCTCCCTGGGACTGACGATTCTGCTGGGCATCACCTTCCTCTGTGGTCAGGCCTGGGAATACACGGGGCTCCTGATGGATAACATCACCATCAATACCGACCTGTTTTCAGCCACATTTTTCACTGTCACCGGCTTCCATGGTATCCACGTGACTGCTGGTGTGATCGCCCTGATCGTGATGCTGATCCTGGGCCTGAAAGGCAGCCTGACGGCCCGGAAATCAAACGTGTTCGCCGCCGTCGGCGTCTATTGGCATTTCGTCGATGTCGTCTGGATTGCCGTCTTTGGAATTATTTATCTGGGACTTCTCCAATGA
- a CDS encoding serine hydrolase domain-containing protein: protein MTALPTAEPRELNLDPERLKLAHQLLTEWTDAGDIPGAAIVVGRHGKMVEPRFFGKQGPERKAEPIRQDGMFLLASITKPVVYMSALRLVERGQLVLSNPVTHYIPDFAAHHKESILVHHLFTHTSGMPDMLSNNVELRQSLAPLDKFINGAINDTVPLFQPAGTGLSYQSMGTLIVAEIVQRLTRKTIAQHVRDEIIKPLGLNSTWLGRGDFPRERLVRVETPEYQAGSHFGWNSKYWQDLGVPWGGMFASPADMAVICQCMLNYGEVQGTQLLSRSMVEMATTNRLDDYPDLPESIRRSQPWGLGWRLNHPGQSGSWGNLLDRSVFGHTGATGTMVWMDRRRDGFAVLLTTAIRSRAPWRLVQLSNIIASAFIEPENL from the coding sequence ATGACTGCACTCCCCACCGCCGAACCCCGGGAACTGAACCTGGATCCGGAACGGCTCAAACTGGCGCATCAACTGCTGACAGAATGGACGGACGCCGGCGATATTCCCGGCGCTGCCATTGTCGTCGGTCGGCATGGAAAAATGGTCGAACCAAGGTTCTTCGGCAAACAGGGGCCGGAAAGAAAAGCAGAACCGATTCGCCAGGATGGAATGTTTCTGCTCGCATCGATTACCAAACCCGTCGTTTATATGAGTGCCCTGCGTCTCGTGGAACGTGGCCAGTTGGTTCTCTCCAATCCAGTCACGCATTACATCCCCGATTTCGCAGCGCACCATAAAGAATCAATTCTGGTCCACCATCTGTTCACACACACTTCGGGAATGCCTGATATGCTGTCGAACAATGTGGAACTCCGCCAGTCACTGGCCCCCCTGGATAAATTTATCAACGGGGCCATCAATGACACGGTTCCCCTGTTCCAGCCTGCGGGCACCGGACTCAGCTATCAGAGCATGGGTACATTAATCGTGGCTGAAATTGTGCAGAGACTCACGCGCAAAACCATCGCTCAGCACGTTCGCGATGAAATTATCAAACCGCTGGGCCTCAACAGCACCTGGCTCGGACGGGGCGATTTTCCCCGTGAGCGACTGGTGCGGGTCGAAACGCCCGAGTACCAGGCTGGCTCTCATTTCGGCTGGAACAGCAAATACTGGCAGGATCTCGGTGTCCCCTGGGGAGGTATGTTCGCTTCTCCCGCAGATATGGCAGTCATCTGTCAGTGCATGCTCAATTATGGTGAGGTCCAGGGAACACAACTACTCTCCCGCTCCATGGTCGAGATGGCCACGACCAATCGCCTGGATGACTATCCCGATCTGCCCGAATCAATCCGCCGCTCGCAACCATGGGGGCTCGGCTGGAGATTAAATCATCCGGGTCAGAGTGGCAGTTGGGGCAACCTGCTCGACCGCAGCGTCTTCGGACATACCGGCGCGACAGGTACCATGGTCTGGATGGATCGTCGTCGTGACGGCTTTGCTGTTCTACTTACAACAGCGATCCGCTCGCGTGCTCCCTGGCGACTGGTACAGCTTTCAAACATCATCGCATCTGCATTTATTGAACCCGAGAATCTTTAA